Proteins encoded in a region of the Streptomyces sp. NBC_00513 genome:
- a CDS encoding isochorismatase family protein — MSRGLIVVDVQKDFCEGGSVPVAGGARIATAIAELVERSADGDYQYVVATRDHHIDPGGHFSSNPDFKDSFPVHCVAGGEGGEFHPNFAPTVAGGKVDAVFFKGAHSASKSGFEGTDAEGTSLADWLRARGVKNVDVVGIATDHCVRATALDAAAAGFGTRVRLDYSVGVAPDTVASTLGDFRRAGIAVSGEVPVSG; from the coding sequence ATGAGCCGAGGCTTGATCGTCGTGGATGTGCAGAAGGACTTCTGCGAAGGAGGCAGTGTTCCCGTCGCGGGAGGCGCACGGATCGCCACCGCCATCGCCGAACTGGTGGAGCGGAGCGCGGACGGTGACTACCAGTACGTCGTGGCCACCCGGGACCACCACATCGACCCGGGAGGCCACTTCTCCTCGAACCCCGACTTCAAGGACAGCTTCCCCGTGCACTGTGTGGCCGGGGGCGAAGGCGGCGAGTTCCACCCGAACTTCGCCCCCACCGTCGCGGGCGGCAAGGTCGATGCCGTCTTCTTCAAAGGCGCCCACAGCGCGTCCAAGAGCGGCTTTGAAGGCACGGACGCCGAAGGGACCTCCCTCGCGGACTGGCTGCGCGCCCGCGGGGTGAAGAACGTCGACGTGGTGGGCATCGCGACCGACCACTGCGTGCGCGCCACCGCCCTGGACGCCGCCGCGGCGGGATTCGGCACCCGAGTACGCCTGGACTACTCGGTCGGCGTCGCCCCCGACACCGTCGCCTCCACCCTCGGTGACTTCCGCCGGGCAGGCATCGCGGTGTCAGGCGAGGTGCCCGTGTCGGGTTAG
- a CDS encoding serine hydrolase has product MTTPFSNETTTTAQSAPTAPATIPDRSAMQCALNHAVTRGGAPGMVVEVRDDRGRWFGSAGVSDTGTGRERRPSERFRIGSTTKAFTAALVLRLAAEGKLGLDDTMERWLPGLVAGNGHDGRAITIRQLLNHTSGILNYGNDPEFFKRGIGAAWFQHRYDTYAPERLIRIGLATPPAFAPGDAFLYSNTNYFLAALIVEKATGGTFAQALTQWIVQPLKLTGTYLPGAEPTIRGPHPRHYSTLFSSDAQPEVHDATEMNQSFAWAAGGIISTTGDLQRFFGALLRGRLLPAEQQQDMFTTVDTTGPVPWIPSTRYGLGVFAQTLPTGVTVWGNAGATYGSWTYAVGTRDGGHLLASQVNGDWSGLGVFDGILTTEFGAAAERASSPRTHGAGGDTRHAGR; this is encoded by the coding sequence ATGACCACGCCCTTCTCCAACGAGACGACCACGACCGCGCAGAGTGCACCGACAGCCCCCGCGACGATCCCGGACCGCTCCGCGATGCAGTGCGCCCTGAACCACGCCGTGACCCGGGGCGGCGCTCCCGGCATGGTCGTAGAGGTCCGTGACGACCGCGGCAGGTGGTTCGGTTCGGCGGGCGTCTCCGACACCGGGACCGGGCGCGAACGCCGGCCTTCCGAGCGGTTCCGGATCGGGAGCACGACGAAGGCGTTCACCGCCGCGCTGGTCCTGCGACTGGCGGCCGAAGGCAAGCTGGGCCTTGACGACACGATGGAGCGGTGGCTGCCCGGGCTGGTGGCGGGCAACGGCCATGACGGCCGTGCGATCACCATCCGGCAGTTGCTCAACCACACCAGCGGCATCCTCAACTACGGCAACGACCCGGAGTTCTTCAAAAGGGGCATCGGCGCGGCCTGGTTCCAGCACCGCTACGACACCTACGCCCCCGAGCGGCTGATCAGGATCGGCCTGGCCACCCCGCCGGCCTTCGCCCCGGGAGACGCCTTCCTCTACTCCAACACCAACTACTTCCTGGCCGCCCTGATCGTCGAGAAGGCCACAGGCGGGACGTTCGCGCAGGCGCTCACCCAGTGGATCGTCCAGCCCTTGAAGCTGACCGGGACCTACCTGCCCGGCGCGGAACCGACGATCCGAGGGCCGCACCCGCGGCACTACTCCACGCTCTTCTCCTCCGACGCCCAGCCCGAGGTCCATGACGCGACCGAGATGAACCAGTCCTTCGCTTGGGCGGCAGGCGGCATCATCTCGACCACCGGCGACCTCCAGCGCTTCTTCGGCGCCCTCCTCAGAGGCCGGCTGCTGCCCGCCGAGCAGCAGCAGGACATGTTCACCACCGTCGACACCACAGGACCCGTCCCGTGGATCCCGAGTACCCGATACGGACTGGGCGTGTTCGCCCAGACACTGCCGACCGGGGTCACGGTCTGGGGCAACGCGGGCGCGACGTACGGCTCATGGACCTACGCCGTGGGAACCCGTGACGGCGGGCACCTGCTCGCGAGCCAGGTCAACGGCGACTGGAGCGGCCTCGGCGTCTTCGACGGCATCCTCACCACCGAGTTCGGCGCGGCTGCCGAAAGAGCGAGTTCTCCAAGGACGCACGGGGCAGGCGGAGACACACGGCATGCGGGTCGGTGA
- the zwf gene encoding glucose-6-phosphate dehydrogenase — MVQPAQSPEPPEDHVIVLFGATGDLARRKLLPGLFHLARAGLMPRRYRVVGTAPAAEALTDQEFRAHARQAVAEFGRSRPEGPDWETFAATLSFGAADTGAADPLMAAVREAEAALGGKPRRLFHLAVPPVAFTSMIDLLGTTGLAEGGRVIVEKPFGTDLASARALNSAIHRVFDESRVFRIDHFLGKEAVDNVLALRFANGLFEPLWNREHISHVQIDVPEHIDIQGRARFFEGTGTFRDMVVTHLFQLLGFVAMEPPVALEADALRDEQVKVFHSMRALDPAHVVRGQYTGYRDEQGVDPASDTETFVALRVEIDNWRWAGVPFHLRTGKALAEGRHVVTLGLREPVLRMFPLDARAAADGRSNELVIDFDDPGSVTARLLMKEPGPSMQLAEADMVFNYGTSFAAQNSLEGYEHLLLEAMHGNQSLFTRSDGVERLWEVAAPLLDAPPPVEPYAPGSWGPDSIEALVAPYHWHLPDRRAASS, encoded by the coding sequence ATGGTCCAGCCGGCCCAGTCTCCCGAGCCCCCTGAAGACCACGTCATCGTATTGTTCGGCGCCACGGGCGACCTGGCCCGGCGCAAGCTGCTGCCCGGGCTGTTCCACCTTGCGCGAGCCGGGCTGATGCCGCGCCGCTACCGCGTCGTCGGTACCGCCCCGGCGGCGGAAGCACTCACCGATCAGGAGTTCCGCGCCCATGCGCGACAGGCCGTGGCGGAGTTCGGGCGTTCACGGCCCGAGGGGCCGGATTGGGAGACGTTCGCGGCCACCCTGTCCTTCGGCGCGGCCGACACGGGGGCGGCGGACCCCCTGATGGCAGCGGTGCGCGAGGCCGAGGCGGCTCTCGGGGGCAAGCCGCGCCGGCTCTTCCACCTCGCCGTGCCTCCCGTCGCGTTCACCTCGATGATCGATCTGCTGGGCACGACCGGGCTCGCCGAGGGTGGCCGGGTCATCGTGGAGAAGCCGTTCGGCACCGACCTGGCGTCCGCCCGCGCGCTGAACTCCGCCATCCACCGCGTCTTCGACGAGTCACGGGTGTTCCGGATCGACCACTTCCTCGGGAAGGAGGCCGTCGACAACGTCCTCGCGCTCCGCTTCGCCAACGGTCTCTTCGAGCCGCTGTGGAACCGTGAGCACATCAGCCACGTACAGATCGACGTGCCCGAGCACATCGACATTCAGGGCCGCGCCCGCTTCTTCGAGGGCACCGGAACGTTCCGCGACATGGTCGTCACCCACCTGTTCCAGCTGCTCGGGTTCGTCGCCATGGAACCGCCGGTCGCCCTGGAGGCGGACGCGCTCCGCGACGAGCAGGTCAAGGTCTTCCACAGCATGCGCGCCCTGGACCCCGCGCACGTCGTGCGCGGCCAGTACACCGGCTACCGCGACGAGCAGGGCGTGGATCCGGCATCGGACACCGAGACGTTCGTGGCGCTACGGGTCGAGATCGACAACTGGCGCTGGGCGGGGGTGCCCTTCCACCTGCGCACGGGAAAGGCCCTGGCCGAGGGCCGCCACGTGGTGACGCTCGGCCTGCGCGAGCCCGTCCTGCGCATGTTCCCGCTGGACGCGCGAGCCGCTGCCGACGGCCGGAGCAACGAGCTCGTCATCGACTTCGACGATCCGGGCTCCGTCACTGCCCGCCTCCTGATGAAGGAGCCGGGGCCGTCGATGCAGCTGGCCGAGGCCGACATGGTCTTCAACTACGGCACCTCGTTCGCCGCGCAGAACTCGCTGGAGGGGTACGAGCACCTCCTCCTGGAAGCCATGCACGGCAACCAGTCCCTGTTCACACGGTCCGACGGTGTCGAACGGCTCTGGGAGGTGGCCGCCCCGCTGCTCGACGCGCCACCACCAGTGGAACCGTACGCACCCGGCAGCTGGGGGCCGGACAGCATCGAGGCCCTCGTCGCTCCGTACCACTGGCACCTGCCCGACCGGCGGGCGGCGTCCTCGTAG
- a CDS encoding DivIVA domain-containing protein has protein sequence MTPEDAGIEPHDTAAITAFEDALHEFTEELNRLHIVHGAPTYATVAGASVRPRLTKAGLNELLAGKRFTSLEALLEFVRVVTTPRDMEPAAAAGFRADPATVDDWRRRWQDVKLLQRQAQPGSKRLRATVRQTLDDASQEAETLRGDARAEADRIRASAETEAEQLRARARQDADELLHRARQEATGDHGSPDASEGSPNGRAAGAGSNGRSWRARRVHLLRPALRPVAAATAVAALTLAAILAGDSFTGPSDGCKTGRTQAAEQLVRRAAPPGGVMAAQAGGTMAVQGGGTMRLSAFAHKPEAFIPGPIAPLRGFPGPSVSTSLDPSPAPSPDPSPVRSISPTPSPEPTPSPSPTPSPSPTPTVPGKPDPCAPLARGR, from the coding sequence GTGACACCTGAAGATGCCGGGATCGAGCCGCACGACACAGCCGCCATCACCGCGTTCGAGGACGCGCTGCACGAGTTCACCGAGGAGCTGAACCGGCTCCACATCGTCCACGGTGCGCCGACCTACGCGACCGTGGCCGGTGCCTCGGTGAGACCGAGGCTGACCAAAGCCGGACTCAACGAGCTGCTGGCCGGGAAGCGGTTCACCTCCCTGGAGGCGCTCCTCGAATTCGTCCGGGTGGTCACCACCCCGCGGGACATGGAACCGGCCGCCGCTGCCGGATTCCGGGCCGACCCGGCAACCGTGGACGACTGGCGACGCCGCTGGCAGGACGTGAAGCTGCTCCAGCGCCAGGCCCAGCCCGGGAGCAAGCGTCTGCGCGCCACCGTGCGGCAGACCCTGGACGACGCCTCGCAGGAAGCCGAAACCCTCCGCGGGGATGCCCGCGCCGAAGCCGACCGCATTCGGGCGAGCGCGGAAACCGAAGCCGAACAACTACGTGCTCGGGCCCGGCAGGACGCCGACGAACTTCTGCACCGAGCCCGGCAGGAAGCCACCGGGGATCACGGATCACCAGACGCGAGCGAGGGAAGCCCGAACGGCCGGGCGGCCGGCGCCGGCTCCAACGGGCGGTCATGGAGGGCGCGCAGAGTCCATCTCCTGCGCCCGGCGTTGCGTCCGGTGGCCGCGGCGACCGCAGTGGCCGCCCTGACTCTTGCCGCGATCCTGGCGGGGGACTCCTTCACCGGGCCCTCGGACGGCTGCAAGACGGGACGGACCCAAGCCGCCGAGCAGCTCGTCCGCCGAGCCGCACCACCCGGAGGCGTCATGGCCGCGCAAGCCGGAGGCACCATGGCCGTACAGGGCGGCGGCACCATGCGACTGTCGGCATTCGCCCACAAGCCGGAAGCCTTCATCCCCGGCCCCATCGCGCCCCTCCGGGGCTTCCCCGGACCCTCCGTCAGTACCTCACTGGACCCCTCCCCGGCCCCCTCGCCGGACCCCTCGCCGGTACGGAGCATCTCACCGACTCCGAGCCCCGAGCCCACACCATCTCCCTCACCCACACCGTCCCCCTCACCGACACCAACAGTCCCCGGCAAGCCCGACCCCTGCGCTCCGCTGGCACGTGGCCGATAG
- a CDS encoding GbsR/MarR family transcriptional regulator, with amino-acid sequence MPGGRLTHEERREIAEGLREGLTYTDIAGRLDRPISTVTREVARNGGPAAYRADAAHRATAGRARRRNQVPAPPPSPAESGAHGRDPEAVLELEGQFTAMMVGTGLPRMTARVLTCLYVTDGGSLTATELAQRLRVSPASVSKAVGELEQQELIRRERDTGRRRDVYVIDADAWFRGWMAGARQNTTLADFALRGAEVLGAATPAGTRMRDLGHFFEHVGRSMIQAAEEWRQADAGRRGTSD; translated from the coding sequence ATGCCCGGAGGCAGACTGACCCACGAAGAGCGACGGGAGATCGCGGAGGGACTCAGGGAAGGACTCACCTACACCGACATCGCCGGCCGCCTGGACAGGCCCATCTCCACCGTCACCCGAGAGGTGGCCCGCAACGGCGGCCCTGCCGCCTACCGGGCCGACGCGGCGCATCGCGCGACCGCAGGGCGGGCCCGTCGACGCAACCAGGTCCCGGCCCCGCCCCCCTCACCGGCCGAGAGCGGCGCACACGGACGCGACCCGGAGGCCGTCCTCGAACTGGAGGGACAGTTCACGGCGATGATGGTCGGCACGGGGCTGCCCCGGATGACCGCCCGCGTACTGACGTGCCTGTACGTCACCGATGGCGGCAGCCTGACCGCCACCGAGCTCGCTCAGCGCCTCCGGGTCAGCCCCGCCTCCGTCTCCAAGGCCGTGGGCGAACTCGAACAGCAGGAACTCATCAGGCGCGAACGCGACACCGGCCGCCGACGCGATGTGTACGTCATCGACGCCGACGCCTGGTTCCGCGGCTGGATGGCCGGCGCACGGCAGAACACCACGCTCGCCGACTTCGCCCTTCGCGGCGCCGAGGTCCTCGGCGCCGCGACACCCGCCGGCACCCGGATGCGGGACCTCGGCCACTTCTTCGAGCATGTCGGCCGGAGCATGATCCAGGCGGCCGAGGAATGGCGGCAGGCCGATGCCGGCAGGCGCGGCACATCGGACTGA